From candidate division KSB1 bacterium, the proteins below share one genomic window:
- the gcvH gene encoding glycine cleavage system protein GcvH, translating into MEIPEALQYTSEHEWIAIEDDVATIGITDYAQGELGDIVFVELPNKGDSTNQTEAFGTIEAVKAVSELYAPLSGEIKDVNSILEEQPELINNDPYGEGWIIKLKISDESELEKLLSAEEYQSQIS; encoded by the coding sequence ATGGAGATACCTGAGGCATTACAATATACCTCAGAACACGAATGGATTGCAATTGAGGATGATGTTGCAACAATTGGCATAACCGATTATGCCCAAGGTGAATTGGGTGACATTGTATTCGTAGAGTTACCGAATAAAGGGGACTCAACCAACCAGACGGAAGCTTTTGGCACCATTGAAGCAGTCAAAGCTGTATCGGAACTCTACGCCCCTTTGAGCGGCGAAATCAAGGATGTGAATAGCATTTTAGAAGAACAACCAGAACTCATCAATAACGATCCTTATGGTGAAGGCTGGATAATTAAACTTAAGATAAGTGATGAGTCCGAGCTGGAAAAACTTCTTTCAGCAGAGGAATATCAGTCGCAAATCAGCTGA